A segment of the Sphingobacterium oryzagri genome:
CAATCCCTGTAAATACGCATCGGCCACCACCGATGCCGAATTGTTCCCAATCATCGACGCACGGTGTCCCGGACTGGCCCACTCGGGCAAGAAACCACTTTCTTTGTAAGCATTCACCAAGCCTTCCTGCATATGTTCATTCATCGACGGATAGAGCAAATTTAATAAGGGAAAAAGACTTCGAAAAGTATCCCAAAAACCCGTATCCGTAAACATATAGCCAGGCAAAACCTGCCCGTTGTATGGACTGTAGTGCACGCGATTTCCTGCAGCATCGATTTCGGAAATGTCACGTGGAAACAATGTTGCACGATATAAGCAAGAATAAAATGTACGTAGTAGTTCAGATCGATCGTCTTCAATCTGTACTTTACCAAGCACCTTATTCCATTCTTCACGCCCTTCGGCAGCAGTTTGATCAAATGTTTTTTGCTTCACCTCCAGCAAGTTTATAGCAGCCTGTTCCTGACTGATAAATGAAGAAGCAACCTTGACATGCACCTGTTCGCCTTTTTTGGTAGAAAAATGAACGATAACACCGGCATGATCGGCTTCTACGGCCTGTTGGTTTTTAATCGTTTTGCCATCTGCGACTAAGGCGGTAGACGTAAATGGCTTATCAAATTCCAGCACAAAATAGTTTTTAAAATTTGCCGGCACACCGCCACTGTTTTTGGTAGAGTAGCCAATGATCTTATTTTCTTGCGGAATGATTTTAATAAACGATCCTTTATCTAATGCATCGATTACGACATACGAGCGATCACTTTCCGGAAATGTCAGGCGGAAGATTGCCGCTCTTGAAGTGGGCGTAATCTCGGTAAGCACATCGTAATCTGCCAAATACACACTGTAGTAGTATGGTTTTGCGGTTTCGCCTTTATGCGAAAACCAACTGGCGCGCTCATCCTGGTCAAACGTTGCTTCGCCCGTACCGGGCATTAAGGCAAATTGCCCATAGTCATTGTTCCAAGGACTGGGTTGATGTGTTTGTTTAAATCCTCGAATCTTATCGGCCGTGTAGGTGTAAATCCATCCGTCACCCATTTTACCAGTTTGTGGAGTCCAAAAGTGCATTCCCCACGGCCGGGCAATCGCCGGATAGGTATTGCCATGCGAAAGCTCATATTTAGACATCGTGCCGACCAGCGGATCGGCGTAATCTACCTGTTCTTTCTGTTGCGCAAAAGTTGCAGATAAGCATGTCGTCAAAGCGAGGAGAATGGCGTACCAATTTTTCATAAAACATCAAGTGTAAATTTCTGATTATTGTTGTTGCTCCAGCACTGATTTCGTTAGCTTAAACGGTTTAGACAGGTTATTGAAGCAGCATAAAGGTAACATATTCGGGATAGTTCCTTTCACAATCGTTCCCTGTTTTTCTGTAAAAACTTTAATACGCTAGCCCCAAAACGATCATCATGACAGCGGAAACCACCTAACAATAAAGCCGTTTACCCAAGGGCAAACGGCTTTACATCGTTATGGTTTATGTAAAACTATTGAAGATGCTTACTAAAGAAGCCCATCATGGCTTTGTAGAATTCAATTTGATTTTCCTCTTTACCAAATCCATGTCCTTCATCATATTTCACCATATAAGGAACGTCTACGCCTTTCTCGCGTAAAGCTTTCACGATTTGATCAGCTTCGGCAATTTTTACGCGTGGATCGTTTGCGCCTTGCACCACAAACAATGGCGCTTTAATTTTTTCAATATGAAACAACGGTGAAACCTCTTTGGCAATAGCCGCCTCGTCTTCCTTATCCAGATCATACCAAATTTCATAGAGCATATCTTTGTAAGGCTTCCAGTATTCTGGAATGGAACTCATCAACGTGAAGATATTAGAAACGCCAACGTAATCCACGCCTGCTTTATACAGATCTGGCGTTTTCGTCAACCCGCGTAATACCGCATATCCGCCATGACTGGCTCCGTAAATAGCAACATTGTTCTTATCTGCCCAACCTTGATCGATAACATACTGTACACCATCTTCTACATCATCCATTGCTTTACGACCAATCTGCTTGAAACCAGCACGAAGAAAGTCTTTACCGTAACCGCCAGATACACGGAAATTAACCTGTAATGTAGCGTAACCGCGACTAGCAAACAATTGCGTTTCCGGGTTGAATCCCCAGCTATCACGAATACCCTGTGGTCCACCATGCGGATTGACAATCAAGGGCACCTTTTTTCCTGCTAATGCTGCCTTTGGCAAGGTAATATACCCGTGAAGCGTCAAACCATCGCGCGATTTGAATGTAATTGGGCGCATCTCCGCCATATCAGCTTCCTTCAATTGCGGCATCAAGTCTACCAGTAGCGTAGCTTTACCTGTTTTGGCATCGTAATGGTAATAACGGCCATAAAGCTTATCGCTTTGTACAACAACCAAAAGCTGATCTTCGTTATCTGTTTTTCCAGCGATGCTAAACTCGTAACCTTTAAATTGGCTCTCCAAGCTTTTATAAATCTTCTTGAACGTGTCACTTACAGGCTTTATCACCACTTTCTCGCCTTCATAACCTACGAAATCAACTTCCCAGTTACGTTTTCTGGATAAGGAGATAAGGTTAGCATCGTACTCTTCATTCGCATAAATCTCTTTTAAGATTTTCTTATTTTTTAAGTCGTACAACACGATACGCGTTTTGTCTGAGTCTAGATTTGTCAATACATAGGCTTCATCCGGATTTTTTGATGCGTAATTGAAAGAAACCACGCTAAAAGTCTCGTCCCATTTTGTGGTATGAAAAAGCTCAAACGTTGTCGCACCTGCTGGTTTGTAGAAAAACTGGGTATTTATGCCGTTTAACATTTTTGCATAGCCGCGCAGCACGCCATTTTTATCAAACTCGTATCCTACGATGGCATTAGCAGGATCTTCATTGGTAAATAGCTTTTCCATATCTCCAGTATGGATATTCACTTTGTAAGGTTCAAACACCTGCTTATTGTCTTTATTCATCTGAATGATGATAAAGTCTTTCTGCTCTTTCAACATCGTTAAGATAGAAGCCTGGATATCTTCAAACGGTGTCAGGTCAATACTGTTTGTTCCGTCGATATTGATGGCATACAAATGGTAGTTTTCATTTCCGCCGCGGTCCATCACATAAACCAGGCGCTCGTCATTGATCCAGCCCATTCCTCTGATAAGCTCATCTTTCTCTTCGATCGCACGAACGACATTTCCGGTAGCCACTTCCTTCACCATCACGTGGCGTTTATTGTTGCTATCTTTCTCCCGGTAGGAGATGTATTTTCCGTTGGGCGACAATTGAAATCCAGAAGTCTTTGGTTTTGCAAAATAGTCTTCCACCTTGTAAGCGAAGTCACCTTTGTCAAATGCGATTAATGTAGCGAGCTGCTCTTTAGTCGAAACAAGCGTCGTGTCACCAGGTTTGGTCACGACGGTTTTCTTTAACACTAATGGAAGCTCCATACCGCCCTGGCTGTATGTTCCGGTTATTTCGCCATCAGCCAGCGTGCCGTTATACTTAATGCCTGCCTGCTCGATCGCTAAGCTTAGCGTATTATTTTCGAAAGCAACCGTAGTTAACGGTATACCTGTAGCGCCTTGCATCGGAACATCCATGGTGCCTTGTAAGGCTTCTTCAGCGGTTGTAAAATGGAAAATAATTTCGACGGAGGTTCCCTGGACGTCCAGCGTTCCCTTCCAATCACCTTTGATTTGCGCAATTGTATTTGACATTCCCAAAATTACAAATACAATCGAATAAAGAATCTGTTTCATTGTTAATTCGGTTTTTTACAGTTAGTCGCTCTGGAATCAAAAATGTTACACCCTCATGTGTTTTATTTAGCAAATAGCTATTGCAAATTTTACAATTACAAATATATCTACAATATAAATCAATTATTATTAAATAGTTATATAATTTATATCAAATAAAAATTCATATTAAAAAACACATAAATGGTGTACCATCTTCTGCATCGGTCATTGAGCCGTGTAATTAGCCTCGATACGATCAGGTACGAATGCGTTATCTATGCCAAGCGCATAATCTAAAAGCGATGGTTGATTGACAAAAAAGAACGATATCACAGGGTTTATATCTACATAAAAAGATCATATATCGAAACCTTAATAGCTGAATAACAAACCAGTAAATGCACAAAAATAGGAATAGGATAATTTTTTATCCAACGCTTCAATAATTTGAATTGCTTGTTACTGCTCATCACGAAAATAGCCTGCATCGCGTTTCGTATGCAGGCTATTTATAACATCATGTTTCCGTTCTATTATTTCATTTGAAACGACGGCGGCGGATTGTTTGCTCCCCAATTTCTATTTGGTTTGTCGCCCATTTTTAAAAGCAATACGCCACCATTCATCACATCTTCGTGGCGCAGCCAGGAGGCATCCAATGCTTTGCCGTTTAAGGATGCCGATTGGATATATTTATTTTCTTTCGCAAAATTTTCCGCTTTAACGCGGAAAGTATGACCATTAGATAACTTGACGCTCGCATCGGCAAAGAATGGACTGCCAATCGTGTAGGCCGGCAATCCGGGGGTTACCGGATAGAAGCCGATCATAGAAAATACGACGAAAGCAGACATTCCTCCGCCATCTTCGTCACCCGGAATCCCCATCAAATCGTTTCTAAACCATTGTGTCATCAAGTCGTGAATACGCTTTTGCGTCATCCATGGCTGGCCGGCGTAGGTGTATAAATACGGAACGTGTAAACTTGGCTCATTGGCCATGGAAAATTGGCCTACGTTGCCCGTATGATCGGGCAGCTGACTGTAAAAATCAAACTTGCTTTTTCCTAGCGGCTCTCTAAAAGTTTGATTTAGATTCTTGATAAATAAATCATCGCCTCCCATCAATGCAATTAAATCGGCAACGTTATGCGGGACATCCCAACGGTATACCCAGCCGTTGTTTTCACCATAATATTCCCGCGCCCCTTGTCCGCCGGCATAGCGATAGTCGAAAGGTTCTATAAACCGACCGTCTTTATCTTTCGGATGGAAAAAGCCCGTATTTTTATTGTAGATATTGCGATAATTTGTGGCATGTTTCAAAAAAAGATGGGCATCAGCAGATTTATTTAATGCCGTTGCTAATTGCCCTAAAGCCCACTCATCATACGATGTACCCAAGGTTACGGCAACAGGTTGTCGTCTTTCAAACGAATGTACCTCAGGCACGGTCTCTGCTTCACCAACTTGTAAGGCCGGGATGTAGCCTTTCTCTTTATAAAAATCATCTAGCCAGCCAGCTGGCGCAGATGACCACGGCGCCAGCGTTTTTTCTTGTACAGCTTTTTTGCCGCTTTCATAGGCTTTTTCGATATCAAATGTGCGTAGCCCTTTTACATATGCATCTGCAATCGTGACCACGCCATGGTTGGAATTCATTCGTCGGGAATCACCCGTTATCTCCGGAAAAGTAGGCATCCAGAATCGATCCATTTGTGTAGACATGCGGACGAAAGAGTTCAAAATCGCGGACTCTACCGGCTCGTCGATGAGCAAGCGCAAGGGGTGAGTAGCCCGATACGTGTCCCAAATCCAGTCATCTGTGTAAAATGGCAGGTTATCTTCATGTACTTTTCCATCAAATGCACTGAAATATCGGCCATCTTCCGAAATATTTACCGGGCGCTCGAAACAACGATACAAAGACGTGTAAAATAAGGCTTTATCGGCTTCTACGGGCGTTTCTACCGCAATAGTCGATAGTGTGCTGTCCCACACCGCTCGTCCTGTCGCGGCGAGTTTCTCTACATCGTAGTCTTTTATTTCCCTTTCCAGGTTTTGTTTAGCCTGTGCTATACTAATAAATGAAATGCCGTACCGAAATTTTAGTTGATCTGTCGCTGCAGGAAATACAAAGGCCGCTCCCACTTGTTTTCCAGCGGCCTCTCTTTTACCTGCGTCAATTGCCTGGTTTGCTATAATGCCAGCTTTTATCGGCGATTTATCAAATTCACCATATACATAAACCACGGTGTTATTCTCCAACTGCTGCGATGCCGAGATGCTATTTTTATGTACGGCAACACGACCGGAAGACGTATTAAACACGACAGACTTTTCGCCTTTCTTATTAAATTGTAACTTGTAAAGCGCCGATTGATGCGAAGGCGCAAAATTAACATCAACCTCTTCGTCTAAAAGCGATACCGCGTAGTAGTAAGGTTTGATTACTTCCTGATCGTAGCTATAGCGGTATACATTTTGTAACACTTTTTTGCCGTCGCTATGCAGCGGACTTAAATTGAAAGCTGACCGCCCGCGATGACTGGTAACCACAAGCGGAAGTCCTTTGATCTCATCGCTGGTAAAATCTCCTCGCTCCGGGTATACACGCAACATACTGTTGGGCAAATGAATGGTTGGAAACGTTGGCACCAACAGGTGACTGATATTTCCCATATACGGATTTACATAATCTACGGCACTTTTTGAGGCCTGGGCAAAGACCGGTACTGCTGGCACCTGAAAGATACACAACAAGCTCAGCAGGCTTAGGATTTTCTTCATTTTCGCTTATTTATTAAGGGTTACAAGATAGGAAATAACCCTAAAAAAAGATAGCGCTGTATCGAAATACAACGCTATCGTGATGTAACAAAACTACATCCTATTCCTTATGAACATGTTTTACAGTCTAGAATAATTCAGGACTTTCAGATGCTCGCTTAGTGCTGCTCGTTCGTGAGCTAAGCGGTTTATCCATTTACGATGGTAAGTCTTTCATTATCTTTTTTTCTTTTTCTTGCTTCCTTTTTGCCACCACAAAATGTAGCCCGTTACGGGCAAGCTAGCACAAAACAAGGACACCACAAACAGCAGAAGCTTTGTGGGTAATCCGCCAATACTCCCGGTATGCAGATCAAAATTTAAAGCGGCCAGTTTGTCGCCCGCAACCAGCTCTTGACTATCCTTTACCTGGTCAATGTGCAAATCATCACGCTTAAAATAATACCATTTAAAGACGCCACTACGATTTTCTTCCATGCGCACCTGAATATCCAACAAGGGCGAATCTGCTGCACGAAGACGAATGGACATCATGTCGGCTGCCGGATATTTTTTCAGCAAATAATGCAGGGCATTATCAAGCGGTTCGGAATATGGCTTGTCGGTTTCGTTAACTTTCATCCCTAGCGGCGTAGGCGCCGCTTCGGATACCGAAAAATGGTTAAAAAAATCGGTATACGACTTTTTAAAACCGGGAAAGGCAAATACTAAGCCTGTCGTAGCGATGATAAGCGCAATAAAAAAACTGTAAAAGCCGAAGACGTTATGCAAATCGTAATTGAAACGCTTCCACTTTGCTTTCCAATCCAATGATACGGCACGTTTTAAGGGTTTACCTCGCCACTTTTTTGGCCACCACAGCACGATTCCAGAGAGCAATAGCAACACAAAAACCGCGGTGCTGTAACCAACTAACGCATGGCCATAGGTCTTGCCCAACAGCAAATTCATATGCAGCTGTAAGCAAAGCTGAAAAAACTCGTGCTTAGTATCTTCTACCGCAACTACTTTTCCGGTGTATGGGTTTACAAATACACGTTTATAATAACGGAAATAGTTCCAGTGCCCGAAACCTTTTGCATTGGTTTCTGAAGCTCGAAAAATCCAAGACCGACTGGCGTCTGGATAAAGGTCTACCCTCGACACGCTTTCACCAGAAGGCAGCTGTTTTTGCGCTATCGTGATAAGCTCGGATAGTGGTTTTGCTGCTGTTGTGGCTTTATGCAGCACGAAGTACTTATCTGGATAAACTAATAGTTTGAGCTCGTCCTGAAAGGTATAGATCGCGCCGGTTATGCTCACAAAGAAAACCACAATACCTGTAATGATACCGAGCCACTTGTGTAACCATAATATGACTTTTTTCGTCATTTTTTAGAAACGGTAATTCAGATTTAAAGACATGTTGGCGCCCTCTCCTTTCACATAGTTTGCATCTGTAGCGGCAAATTGGCTGTATACGGAATAATAATCTTCATTTAGTAGATTAGCTACGCCCAGACCGACAGACCAATGTCTATTAATTTTGTAGCCTGCATTAAAATTCAGCATATCAACCGTCGTTACCGGACCTTGGTTTCCCAGATAAAGACCGTTGGCGTTTGGCAAGAACCGATCCCGATTGCCGGTGTGCACCCAGGATAGCTGCAAATCCAACGCCGCTGTCGGCAAATAGTTAATATAGCCTGTCGCTTTTGGCGGTCCGATACGCGCTCCGCTCAAATACGTTCGCGTACCGTCTTCTTCTTTTAATTTCCCTTCTACATAAGCGTATGTACCGCCTAGCGACCATTTAGCCGATATACGCGCGTCGACCGCTACTTCTACACCATGTATACGCTCGGGCGCCCGTTCCGGAAAGAAGTAACCGCGATCGTCAGCCGTTAAATTAACGCCCAACTTCGACGTACTGATAAAGTAAGCAGCAGAAAGATTAAAGATGCTGAACTGGCTGGAAAAACCAGCTTCATAATTGTTTGTCACAATCGGATCGGTCTGTATATTTGCTAAGTCACTATCGGTTGCATTCCGTACTATACGGCCCAATTCATTGATCGTAAATCCCTGCGAAAAGCTCACGAAAGGATTGAAGAACGCATATTTATTAAACCGCAAACCGGCGTTAAATGTCGTGCCTCGATACGGTATTGTACCGCCTTCTACAGCGATACTGCCTTCTGTTCCCGGCCCGGTAGGCAATGTTTCGAAGTCATTGATCTTTACGGTAGCATCTTCATAACGCACACCGCCTTTAAAAACAAGATTTTCCAGCACATTTAAGGTCAGTTGCGCGAAGGGCGCATAATTAAACATATCCATTTTCGGAACAAACACCCGGCCGTCGGTCAAATCTTGGTACGTTACGTCATTAAGCAAGTCGAGCCCGTATGTTACGCCGCCCAGCATTTGCCCCACGCGAAACGGCGTGTTTAGATCCACGCGAAATCCTTTCTTGTCAGAGTTGATTTGCGATTGGCCCGGTCCATACCAGGAATTTGCACGCTCTACGTAGCGATTCATTGATCGAAAGGTGTTGTAATAGACCGAAGCATTTAGTGAGGTCTGCCCAAACAACTGCTGTTTCGCATAGGTCAACATCGCATTGTGATTGTAGCTCGTTCCGGTATTTTCACCGGGGTCAATGCCGCGTACGCCAATCGTTGCATTTTGTCCATATTTCCCATTTTGGCTGATGTAACGAGCATCTTGCAAACTATTGAAGAAGTTGTAGACCAACGACAAGGACGAGCTTGGATCAATATCATAGCCCAGCTTAAGAAACGCGTTGTAGGAACGACTATTGGAAAGACCATCCGTTTGCCCTAGCGGTACGCCATCGCCGTCGCGCTGTAAGCCGGTGTAGTCTACCGCGCCGCTCGCTGTATAACTAAACTTCTCTTGTCGACCATACAACGTCTGCGAAAACCGATAGCCTTCCGTCTCTTTATTATGATAGGGGTTTACCGTTCCGCGCAATGTGGTCAAGCCGCCAATCGCTTTATCATCCGGACTATTTTTACGCGTGATGTAATTGATAATCCCGCCTGCCGATCCGTTTCCGTAAATAGACGTAGCCCCTTTGATTACTTCGACACGCTCGATCACGCTCGGATCGATGGAACGAATATCGCGCGCACCATTCATCAAAGGTGTAGATTGCGGAATCCCGTCGATCAACACGAGCACTGCACGCCCCCGCAATGTTTGTCCTGAGTTTGTGCCTTTGGGTGTCGCTACGCCCAATCCGGGAATCGTATTGCCCAATACGCTAGCAATATTGGTACTTATTTGGCTTTGCGCTTCAATCTCTTTAGCCGTTAATATCGATATGGATGAAGGAATATTGGCTAAACTTTCCGGTTTACGGCCAGCTGTAACGACCACCTCGTCTAGCTTTTGTTGATCGTGCATAGCGACCAGAATTGGCGCAGAAACGGTATCCAAATTAACGCGATGCATCCGTTCGGGGTAACCTGTATGCGATACACGAATGTGTACGGTCTTCGTTTGCGGGCGTGGAAAAAGCAAATGCCCTTGGCCATCAGTCAGGCCTTGTAATTTTCCATTAACCCAAATATTTGCATTAGCGAGTGATTTCCTATCACTGTCTTTCACCTGTATGGCGATGTCCTGGGCGGCTACATAACTTCCCGAAGCGAGTAATAAAGTTGTAAGCAGTGGGTTTAGATACGTTTTTCTATCAAACAACATGAAGTTTTTTTTATTTAGACTTGTTATAAAGTAGCCAAATATAAAAAAGTTTTGTGAGCTGGAGTGGCTTTTTTGCACGGAATGAGGAAAACTTTGCCGCACCAAACTGGGTGATAGCAAAATAACGGCGTTAACAGCCCGCGCATCAGTGCACGTGCAATAAGCAAGAAAATATCAAAAATAAGTTATTAATCAACCAAGGCTTTGGAAACTTCGATAGGCAAGTCAGATTCTAAAATAGAAGCTCCGTCGTCAAATACAGCACGGTAATGTTTGGCTCGATCGGCTGTATCTGTTAATTTATCATAAGTTGGAGCTGTCGATATCATGCACATCACCCCTTTTTGCGTAAAGAAACGATGTACGGCTGTGTTGCTCTCCTGAAACTCCGACCCGATATAAACAATCATGCGGTCAATCGGCAAATCTGCTGCAACAAAATCTGCCAGTGCTTCTTTCGATTTGATATGCATGGAAATAAATTGCTCGGGATGGCTTTCGAGAAAAAAGCGAGCTTCGTCTACATTATGCACCGTTACCCAAACCCAGGCGTAGGCTTGATATTTTGCTAGGATAGCAGCGGTCATCGCCAGCGGCAGATCTTTTTTATCCAGGTTGAGTATGGTTTTTCCCTTTGCCCAGGCAATCATATCGTCCAAGGTGTTGATCGCATCATTGGTCGTATGACCTGCAGCATCTTTTAGACGAATATCTTTTAAATCCGCAAATAGATGTTCGCGCAGCAATCCGCTTCCGGTAGTTGTTCTATCCAGCCTGGCGTCGTGATGCATCACGGCGACGCTATCTTTGGTCAATCGTGGGTCAACCTCAAAAATGGCCTGCGTATGTTTTAAAACATGTTCCATAGCGGCAATGCTGTTTTCGGGCATGCCTGCTTCTTTCGTTCCGCGGTGGCCGCTAATAATCGGTGCTCCTACATTTACCTTAAAGTAATTATGCATTTCTTTGGCATTGGCAAAAGCCAGACGATGGATTTGCTGCGCAGAAGCAGTTGTGCTAAACGTGAGCAACGCGAGGGTAAAAAGTATAGCTTGGTGCATGGCTTCAAAAATACCCGTCCTGCTATTAAATAAATAATAAGTTATTGTTTATTTATCATGAATACCTGAGGTTTTTTTGGCTTTCATAGACGGTTAACGTTCCAATTCCAGGGTCAACCTCTGCAAAGATATCCGTAACTTAAAATAAATAATCAAACCCCTTATGGAATTTGGTGAAAGCCTGCATCCGCCTAAAAACAAATAGGAATAATGCCTACATTTAAAACGATATTCAATAGATTATGAAACGAAACCTCTTGTTATTCTTGCTGCTTGCTCCAATTTTCTTGTTTGCGCAACAAACCATGATCCGACCGGAATTTGCGCAGAAATGGAAGAAAATCGACGAGCTCATCGCGATTGGCAACTTTGAACAAATATCGCCCTTACTCGCCGATATCAAGGTGATGGCCAAACGAAATAATTTTCGAGACGAGTACATCCGCGCCATTTTAGCAGAAACACGAACCTTGATGGTCAACAAAACGAAAGATGAGGCTTTCGATTATATCCAACAATATTTTGAAAAAAGCATACAGGAGGGCGATAGCGTACAACGCAGCATTGTCAAAAACTTCTACGCCTTATTTCTTTCTGAAAACAGACGATTATTTTCACCGGTTTCATCCAACAGCTTTATAAAAGCTACGGAACTGGAAAAACAAGAAACCATCGATGCTTTATTTCGCGCATCACTGGTTTCCAAAGACTTGTTGCAACGCGAGCATACCCAACAATGGCCCGCCCTGTTTGAAGACAGCGGAAATATCGCTTTTATGCCGACCATCTACCACCTTCTAGCTTACCAATATCTGAACTTACTTGAACAAGCTGGACAAGATAAACGACCACAGTATGAAGCGCTTAAACGGGAAATACTTACCATAAACGATCAAAACGATTTCAGAGCAGCTTCGGCTTTTTTGCTAAGCGATAAGTTGGTTTCCGATAGCTGGAATATTCATCATCATATTCCCGAATTGTACCGCATCATGGAAAAGTATCCTAGCGATTATAATGCGTATATCCTGAGCAAAATCGCGAAAAATCTCATGGAGCGGGGCGATAACAAAGCGGCTATTTCATACGTTGATCAGGTACTACGTGACTACCCTAATGCAAGTTGGCATGCCGAAGCCGCGAAAATGGCCAAACAAATCAAGGCGGTGACGTTGAGCGTGGAGCACGACCGAACCATCCCCGCACAGGCTTACCATCCGATCACCATGCAGACGAGAAATGTGGATAGCTTATACATCAAAGTGTTCCGTACGACCAACAGTGTGGACTTACCAGCGCAGCATTTTCTCGTGAAATATGATTCACTGAACCAAAAAGTCCAATTAAATGCTCCACTATTGTATGAAGAAACGGTTGCGCTTCCACATTTTGAAGATTATGCAAACCATAACAGCATCTACAAAATAAATCCCTTAACATATGGTCAATATACCCTGCTTGTGTCGAATAATGCTGCTTTTAAAGATGACGGCTTATACAACGAAGTAGCGAGCAGCTCGTTTACGGTTAGCGATGTGTTTGTCACGGCCATGTGCGAGGAACTTGACGAGCATAACGACAAAGCGCGCTTCCGTGTGCTATTGGTCGATCGAAAAAGTGGAGAACCGTACGCGAATAAACGAGTGACACTTTACGAGACCAGTACAACAAGTAAGGCAAATAAAATACAAAGCTTTACCACGTCGAAAACGGGTGAATTTATGTATCGCACGAAAGAACGTAAAGATCGTGAGAACCTCGGAAATTATGATCTACTGCTACCCCAGGAAAATCAACTGGTTTCGTTGTTCGATCTCGAAATTCCCGATTACTACCAGGATGATGAAGACATCGCGGATGAACTGGAAGGTGAAGAAACAGCGCTTACGTTGACC
Coding sequences within it:
- a CDS encoding GH92 family glycosyl hydrolase — protein: MKKILSLLSLLCIFQVPAVPVFAQASKSAVDYVNPYMGNISHLLVPTFPTIHLPNSMLRVYPERGDFTSDEIKGLPLVVTSHRGRSAFNLSPLHSDGKKVLQNVYRYSYDQEVIKPYYYAVSLLDEEVDVNFAPSHQSALYKLQFNKKGEKSVVFNTSSGRVAVHKNSISASQQLENNTVVYVYGEFDKSPIKAGIIANQAIDAGKREAAGKQVGAAFVFPAATDQLKFRYGISFISIAQAKQNLEREIKDYDVEKLAATGRAVWDSTLSTIAVETPVEADKALFYTSLYRCFERPVNISEDGRYFSAFDGKVHEDNLPFYTDDWIWDTYRATHPLRLLIDEPVESAILNSFVRMSTQMDRFWMPTFPEITGDSRRMNSNHGVVTIADAYVKGLRTFDIEKAYESGKKAVQEKTLAPWSSAPAGWLDDFYKEKGYIPALQVGEAETVPEVHSFERRQPVAVTLGTSYDEWALGQLATALNKSADAHLFLKHATNYRNIYNKNTGFFHPKDKDGRFIEPFDYRYAGGQGAREYYGENNGWVYRWDVPHNVADLIALMGGDDLFIKNLNQTFREPLGKSKFDFYSQLPDHTGNVGQFSMANEPSLHVPYLYTYAGQPWMTQKRIHDLMTQWFRNDLMGIPGDEDGGGMSAFVVFSMIGFYPVTPGLPAYTIGSPFFADASVKLSNGHTFRVKAENFAKENKYIQSASLNGKALDASWLRHEDVMNGGVLLLKMGDKPNRNWGANNPPPSFQMK
- a CDS encoding PepSY-associated TM helix domain-containing protein, translated to MTKKVILWLHKWLGIITGIVVFFVSITGAIYTFQDELKLLVYPDKYFVLHKATTAAKPLSELITIAQKQLPSGESVSRVDLYPDASRSWIFRASETNAKGFGHWNYFRYYKRVFVNPYTGKVVAVEDTKHEFFQLCLQLHMNLLLGKTYGHALVGYSTAVFVLLLLSGIVLWWPKKWRGKPLKRAVSLDWKAKWKRFNYDLHNVFGFYSFFIALIIATTGLVFAFPGFKKSYTDFFNHFSVSEAAPTPLGMKVNETDKPYSEPLDNALHYLLKKYPAADMMSIRLRAADSPLLDIQVRMEENRSGVFKWYYFKRDDLHIDQVKDSQELVAGDKLAALNFDLHTGSIGGLPTKLLLFVVSLFCASLPVTGYILWWQKGSKKKKKR
- a CDS encoding GH92 family glycosyl hydrolase, coding for MKNWYAILLALTTCLSATFAQQKEQVDYADPLVGTMSKYELSHGNTYPAIARPWGMHFWTPQTGKMGDGWIYTYTADKIRGFKQTHQPSPWNNDYGQFALMPGTGEATFDQDERASWFSHKGETAKPYYYSVYLADYDVLTEITPTSRAAIFRLTFPESDRSYVVIDALDKGSFIKIIPQENKIIGYSTKNSGGVPANFKNYFVLEFDKPFTSTALVADGKTIKNQQAVEADHAGVIVHFSTKKGEQVHVKVASSFISQEQAAINLLEVKQKTFDQTAAEGREEWNKVLGKVQIEDDRSELLRTFYSCLYRATLFPRDISEIDAAGNRVHYSPYNGQVLPGYMFTDTGFWDTFRSLFPLLNLLYPSMNEHMQEGLVNAYKESGFLPEWASPGHRASMIGNNSASVVADAYLQGLKGYDAETLWKAVKHGANNVHPTNSSTGRAGYTWYNKLGYIPYGEDINQNVARTLEYAYADWCIYQFGKSLGRPADELEPYKNRAFNYKNLYDEETRLMRAKDANGQRIAKFDPSGWTREYTEGNAWHWSFCVFHDPQGLIDLMGGNKAFVHMLDTVFAIPSTEGMNSRSMIHEMREMQVMNMGQYAHGNQPIQHMPYLYNYAATPWKAQYWTRQIMSRLYSATADGYCGDEDNGQTSAWYVFSALGFYPVSPGAGEYVLGSPLFKKATIFLENGKTIAISSKNQADEAMYVANLSLNGKRYNHNFLRIDELKRGAKLRFDMSSTPNLKRGVQAEDAPYSFTSELRAN
- a CDS encoding alpha/beta hydrolase family protein; translated protein: MSNTIAQIKGDWKGTLDVQGTSVEIIFHFTTAEEALQGTMDVPMQGATGIPLTTVAFENNTLSLAIEQAGIKYNGTLADGEITGTYSQGGMELPLVLKKTVVTKPGDTTLVSTKEQLATLIAFDKGDFAYKVEDYFAKPKTSGFQLSPNGKYISYREKDSNNKRHVMVKEVATGNVVRAIEEKDELIRGMGWINDERLVYVMDRGGNENYHLYAINIDGTNSIDLTPFEDIQASILTMLKEQKDFIIIQMNKDNKQVFEPYKVNIHTGDMEKLFTNEDPANAIVGYEFDKNGVLRGYAKMLNGINTQFFYKPAGATTFELFHTTKWDETFSVVSFNYASKNPDEAYVLTNLDSDKTRIVLYDLKNKKILKEIYANEEYDANLISLSRKRNWEVDFVGYEGEKVVIKPVSDTFKKIYKSLESQFKGYEFSIAGKTDNEDQLLVVVQSDKLYGRYYHYDAKTGKATLLVDLMPQLKEADMAEMRPITFKSRDGLTLHGYITLPKAALAGKKVPLIVNPHGGPQGIRDSWGFNPETQLFASRGYATLQVNFRVSGGYGKDFLRAGFKQIGRKAMDDVEDGVQYVIDQGWADKNNVAIYGASHGGYAVLRGLTKTPDLYKAGVDYVGVSNIFTLMSSIPEYWKPYKDMLYEIWYDLDKEDEAAIAKEVSPLFHIEKIKAPLFVVQGANDPRVKIAEADQIVKALREKGVDVPYMVKYDEGHGFGKEENQIEFYKAMMGFFSKHLQ